In Euphorbia lathyris chromosome 2, ddEupLath1.1, whole genome shotgun sequence, the sequence ccgtcagcacagacagtgttcgggttatgacttccatcatcaacaacctctctgctgatcaatcaagcttacctccaactcaagtgcagattgagccaagtcatccagtcactgaccagggtactcctttcaccccactttcttctggtcatactgatgtataTCGGGataccactgagtccggcaaaaagctccttgactcagtgcaagcactcatccacgatcttcaacattccacttcgcctgctgctggatcttcaattcctgacgcaactcagctctctcaagtcactctacttcttaacgaagtcaagggactcaaggatctgctgaatgtcgtcctgtcattacaaggccagcaagctaagcaggattcaattgccaagttggcagagatacagctgtcaacaattcaacatctgaactcactccatcagcaagttcagaagttgcctgctgtgaacactgactacgccacttcctcagaactcaagatgctctttgctcagcttcatactgagcaacttaagacaaatgagcaaatggtatcctatagtcagtgctcagtcgagcaaattggtgaggccatccggctccttaatctcaacaagcaagagatggatactgacgcgatgaagcaaaatgagttgctatctcttacacagcaatccttcaatcacatccgtcataacaatatccagcgtcatcattatgactcagcactcttgaaaaccttccaccaagtctttgctggtctcactgaagctctcatttggcaagccaaagcacaagccttcagtgtaaatatgctcagtgctgctgatcttcatataccagtcgaagtatcagctgatggcgttgccatttttgatggggtcaatgaaagtgctgacaaactcaaagagctttcacaagaactgactcgcgctgtcttaaccgatgcgtttaagctccctgaagttgacaaaacgggggagaaagcgcaagctgctagagctcagcatgagcaacaTCAGTACGAGAGAAGTCAGTCACAgtgcaagaaaaagaaatagttagaagcgcaagctgctagagctcagcatgagcaacgtcagtacgagagaagtcagtcacagggcaagaaaaagaaatagttaggCTGGGTCTTAACTTTTGTAATATGtgctaatttatttcttttgctgtgtaactgctgacttctatcaatatatcatacttccttttcttattcaaatactgagttatgatatatgctattaagtactgagttattatgtatcttcgttTATTTCAGCTAtatttaacacttataatatttattgactaaatgatatgctgataacatgtttgacatcatacaatgatcttatgaaacattctgataaagaactcattgaacaataatttgctcagcgcgctctgtatatctaaaacttccgcttaacactgagtaaatagaatatgtaatatagctgaccttcacctaaaaactgaccttagactcactcatttaaattcttaaatgttacaattaaaactaagtcagtagtgcaacccttacgggggagtttgctaaaatgatataaggtcaactatcatgggggagctcatactgagttccttgctgaatagttttgccaacatcaaaatgggggagtttgttgaaacacctttccacataattttgatttgacaaaattgtttaagtataaattagaatacatattctaaacacactaagtttaaatgctttgatttattctactaatgtgtttgttcaatgttgagtataaatgttataagtcataaggattgcaaggcccaagcccaatacggaagccaaggcccaagtcaaacaactcagtacactcggcccgcgtatgtcaagacgttgtagttttggacaaaaacgcaactcagcaaacggaaggatctagaagaccttcgggaacaacttcacaatgaagctgctgagtagtctcgacaaagcgtacaagacagcagactggcaaaggaaaacttccagacaaagtgtttcctcttttggcaaagttcagacgacacagtatgctgtccagttgactttaccataaaaggagagaccatctgctgtgctgaccgaggacagaagatacacgattgtgattggccgagagctctgtgcaagtcaggatgacaacgacacatagccgtttccctccaacggttatttcgaaattcgaaatgaccgaatgccaagacgtctctataaatagtgccatcacaagcttcacaatattcagaacttgatcaagccattacgctgtccaaatctctacaagttctgcaagcaagaagcaaagcaaaattcttacactacattttcatatctgtgtaaaagtctagagtgattgtaaatcatctaaagtgtcttagcacatctttgtattaggacaaaaacacttatcatttctagagatagaaaggagaggctgagtactcggttttaagtactcagcggagagattaggattgagtagaagtatagaggaaggtactcttgtcatactcaattgctgatattgtaaaaggtttgaggctctacctttaaagagctcagtagaggatttgaaatctcggaagtgttccggggacaggacgtaggcttagaagaagccgaacctggataaatctgctgagtgaagtatttctaaaccttaactccttatttacattgcttgcttaaaacaaactaaaactgaccaagtaaaagaggtcaagctgagttgtgcgctaccaacgagttgattcaggaatagactctaagtgctatctcctgacctaagcaacgaagttgtcctagtcactagttgactaagccagtgtcttgctgattgctaagCGCAGCTGTTATATAttcttttctcaaagaaaagaaatctgccctaataaacttttatttaaaaaaaaaaaaggtaaaatagttcctaacccccccttggaactatatttgcaaccttacaatgGACCAACAGAACTAACAGACTACAAAACATAAATACACTAATGATACATCTATGGAAAAAGATTACCTGATACCCAATGCAGATATAAAACACAGGGATAAAAATGATAAGAACTTGCCATGCCACCTGAGACATCACTCCAATGATTACCAGAAGGTTGATTAGTGTGAATGCAACGGCCCCCACTTCATATGCCGTTTCCATATCAACCTTCCTTTGGTCTGTAGAAGCCTATATAAGAAAAAACTGATGCAGTAAGCAAAATCCTCAAAAATTTAATTTGGTAGTTTATAACATAAGTTCTGATAGAAACAAAAATACTTAGCGCCAAGCACTGCACTTACTCTATTAAGGATCCGTCCACTAGGAGTTGCATCAAAAAAAGACATGGGCGCACGGAAAAGGCAGAGATGCATTTTATTGAAGAGCAAAGCTGCGGTCTTATGTTCTGCAATTTGAACAAGGATGACTCTGAGCAGAATACAGAATGAACTTCCAATAGCAAAAGCTACATAGGCAGATATGAGCTTAGATTCACTGATGACAGGTTTCATATAGTTTGACTTAGGAGTTGCCGATGCCATCCAATAATTGCTAACAATTTTAAGTAGTTCGAAGATAGTCTCTGCAAGCAATATAAAGGGCACGAGAGCTCCTCCATATGCTGTTGTCATATACTTCCAGTAGATTGAGAACCCAACTCTACCTTTCTCCCTCTTTTCATCTTCAATGAGTTGTCTTTTAGGCTCAGCTACATCTGATTTCCCATTTTGTAAatcctttttttcatttttctgcaaAATCTTGTTAGTGCTGCTCATGGCTCCATAGTCCTCACTCATCTTTTCATTTTCAGAAAGTGGTCCTTCCCGTTTGGAGGAGAGTTGCAATAAGGCCGAGCCATGAGCATTAACAAATTCTACAAAGTCAGATCCAGAAACAAGAATGTCACTATATTTTCCTGCCTGCTTAATTCTTCCATCTTTCATGACCTAAAAGGATCGCAGAAGGTGGGCTTCATTCTTGGGTTTATAATTTCGGGTACAGTCAAGAAAAAGATTTAAATTCTTACCAAGATTATATCAGCAAAAGGTAAGAACTCCACTTGGTGTGTAACATAAATGACAGTTTTAGAATTCAGAAGACCAAGCAAAACCTCCTGTAATGCAGAGATCAAGAAACAAGCTTAAGTAGGAATGTTATCCTCGATAAcagaatttattaaaaaaaaacttcaccTTGAATATATGAGAACCAGTATGAGCATCCACAGCACTGAAAGGATCATCAAACAGATAAATATCAGAATCCTGGTAGAGAGCACGTGCAATCTGTATTCTTTGCTTCTGTCCACCACTTAAATTTATACCTCTCTCACCTATAACTGTTTGGTCACCGAAGGAGAACATTTCCAAGTCCTCCTTCAGGGAGCATGCTTCAAGTATCTTCTCATACCTTTCTTTGTCCATCCCCTTACCGAACAATATATTATCTTCAATTGTCCCACTCTGTATCCAAGGTGACTGAGAGACATAGGCCTTCGTCCCGCACAATTTAACCATTCCAGAGATTTTGGGAAGTTCTCCCAAGATGCAGGAAAGTAAGCTTGACTTGCCTGAGCCAATAGCACCACAAACAGCAATTCTCATACCATGCTTTACTTTGAAATTTATGTCTTTTAATGTTGGAACCAGGGAAGACAAATCCCAAGAGAAATTCCCATCAACTATCTCAATTGCTATATCAGAACTAGACCTTGGAAGCTTCTCAACAACATCAGATTGCAAGTCCTGAAGATCAAGGAAAGATGCAATTCTTTCCAGTGAAACCTTGGTCTGAACCATGGATGAAAGTCGAGCAGGAAGTTTACAAATTGGTTCTTGAAGTATCCTGAATATTGCCAATGCAGATATGATCTTTCCTGTTTCAAATGGGATTTCCATAAGGATACAAGCGCCAAAAGTGGCGACAGACACAAAAGCAGGAGATGCATGAAAGAAAAAAATCGGAAGTACTGAAGCATAAACGTATTTCTCCAGCCATCCTTCCTCCAGCTTCCTGAGATCAACAATCTTAGCCAGGAATTTCATTTCCCACCCTTGAAGCTTCAAA encodes:
- the LOC136219196 gene encoding ABC transporter C family member 3-like isoform X5; this encodes MTLSHLSKQGQTSGEIINLMANDVERVGKIYIAVQDLWLVILQGSLALLILYKNLGLASVAVFVAAVLIMLLNYPLMRLQKRFQHKIMDSKDNRMKMTSEVLRNMRILKLQGWEMKFLAKIVDLRKLEEGWLEKYVYASVLPIFFFHASPAFVSVATFGACILMEIPFETGKIISALAIFRILQEPICKLPARLSSMVQTKVSLERIASFLDLQDLQSDVVEKLPRSSSDIAIEIVDGNFSWDLSSLVPTLKDINFKVKHGMRIAVCGAIGSGKSSLLSCILGELPKISGMVKLCGTKAYVSQSPWIQSGTIEDNILFGKGMDKERYEKILEACSLKEDLEMFSFGDQTVIGERGINLSGGQKQRIQIARALYQDSDIYLFDDPFSAVDAHTGSHIFKEVLLGLLNSKTVIYVTHQVEFLPFADIILVMKDGRIKQAGKYSDILVSGSDFVEFVNAHGSALLQLSSKREGPLSENEKMSEDYGAMSSTNKILQKNEKKDLQNGKSDVAEPKRQLIEDEKREKGRVGFSIYWKYMTTAYGGALVPFILLAETIFELLKIVSNYWMASATPKSNYMKPVISESKLISAYVAFAIGSSFCILLRVILVQIAEHKTAALLFNKMHLCLFRAPMSFFDATPSGRILNRASTDQRKVDMETAYEVGAVAFTLINLLVIIGVMSQVAWQVLIIFIPVFYICIGYQKYYIASARELSRLVGLSRAPIFQHFSETISGLISIRSFDQQSRFLELNMKLVDAYSRTRFHIAGGTEWLCLRQEMLSCITFALSLIFLIYFPGKIDPAFAGLAVTYGLNLNTAQSLLISRICDLENRIISVERILQFICIPSEPPLVIEGKRPDHSWPFHGEVSIKNLRVRYAPHMPLVLQGISCTFPGGKKIGVVGRTGSGKSTLVQTLFRIVEPAAGQIVIDGVNISSIGLHDLRSRLSIIPQDPTMFEGTVRSNMDPLEEYTDEQIWEALDICQLGDEVRKKEKRLDQSVTENGENWSVGQRQLVCLGRVLLKKSKVLVLDEATASVDTATDNLIQHTIRQHFTECTVITVAHRITSVLDSDMILLLSKGLVEEYDSPARLLENKSSSFAKLVAEYTERSNTSFYSAS